The Hippoglossus hippoglossus isolate fHipHip1 chromosome 19, fHipHip1.pri, whole genome shotgun sequence genome has a segment encoding these proteins:
- the LOC117752762 gene encoding elongin-B-like, whose protein sequence is MDVFLMIRRHKTTIFTDAKESTTVYELKRIVEGILKRPPEDQRLYKDDQLLEDSKTLGDSGFTNQTARPQAPATVGLAFRVNDEMFEQLHVEAFSSPPELPDVMKPQDSGSTANEQAVQ, encoded by the exons GACGTGTTCTTAATGATCCGGCGTCACAAGACTACAATCTTCACAGATGCCAAGGAGTCCACCACCGTCTATGAGCTGAAGCGTATTGTCGAGGGAATTCTTAAAAGACCACCGGAAGACCAGCGGCTCTACAAA GATGACCAGTTGCTAGAGGACAGCAAAACTCTGGGCGACAGTGGATTCACCAATCAGACTGCCAGACCTCAGGCCCCAGCTACTGTGGGTCTGGCCTTCCGTGTAAATG ATGAGATGTTTGAGCAGCTGCATGTCGAGGCCTTCTCCAGCCCCCCGGAACTCCCCGATGTGATGAAGCCGCAGGACTCTGGCAGCACTGCCAACGAACAGGCTGTGCAGTGA